In the Ruminococcus sp. OA3 genome, one interval contains:
- the rplX gene encoding 50S ribosomal protein L24 produces the protein MSALKIKKGDTVKVIAGKDKDKEGKVLAVKDGRIIVEGVNMIVKHEKPSMANQQGGIVNKEAPVDISNVMYVHKGTATRVGFKVEDGKKVRVAKSTGEVID, from the coding sequence ATGTCAGCGTTAAAAATTAAAAAGGGTGATACCGTAAAGGTGATTGCCGGTAAAGATAAAGATAAAGAAGGTAAAGTACTTGCTGTCAAAGACGGAAGAATCATCGTTGAAGGCGTGAACATGATTGTAAAACATGAGAAACCTTCCATGGCTAATCAGCAGGGCGGAATTGTCAATAAGGAAGCTCCAGTTGATATTTCCAACGTTATGTATGTTCACAAAGGAACTGCAACAAGAGTAGGTTTCAAAGTGGAAGACGGTAAAAAAGTACGTGTTGCAAAATCAACAGGCGAAGTGATCGACTAA
- the rplN gene encoding 50S ribosomal protein L14, with protein sequence MIQQESRLRVADNTGAKEILCIRVLGGSTRRYANIGDIIVATVKDATPGGVVKKGDVVKAVVVRTVKGARRKDGSYIKFDENAAVIIKDDKTPRGTRIFGPVARELREKQFMKIVSLAPEVL encoded by the coding sequence ATGATTCAACAGGAGAGTAGACTTAGAGTCGCTGATAACACTGGTGCTAAAGAAATTCTGTGTATCCGTGTTCTGGGCGGTTCAACAAGAAGATATGCAAACATCGGTGATATCATCGTTGCGACCGTTAAAGATGCAACACCAGGCGGAGTTGTAAAAAAAGGTGATGTTGTTAAAGCTGTAGTTGTTCGTACTGTAAAAGGCGCACGTCGTAAAGACGGTTCTTATATTAAATTCGACGAGAACGCTGCTGTTATTATTAAAGATGATAAGACACCAAGAGGAACGCGTATCTTTGGGCCAGTAGCGAGAGAGCTTCGTGAAAAACAGTTTATGAAAATTGTATCCCTGGCTCCGGAAGTATTATAA
- the rpsQ gene encoding 30S ribosomal protein S17 has protein sequence MVERNLRKTRVGKVVSNKMDKTVVVAIEDHVKHPLYKKIVKRTYKLKAHDENNECNIGDTVKVMETRPLSKDKRWRLVEVVEKVK, from the coding sequence ATCGTGGAAAGAAATCTTAGAAAAACACGTGTTGGTAAAGTAGTCAGCAACAAAATGGATAAAACTGTTGTTGTAGCTATCGAAGACCATGTGAAACATCCGCTTTACAAAAAGATCGTAAAGAGAACGTATAAATTGAAAGCTCATGATGAGAACAATGAGTGTAATATAGGTGATACAGTTAAGGTTATGGAGACAAGACCGTTATCCAAAGATAAAAGATGGAGACTGGTTGAGGTCGTAGAAAAAGTTAAATAG
- the rpmC gene encoding 50S ribosomal protein L29, protein MKIKNYVEDLKTKSAAELQEELVAAKKELFNLRFQNATNQLDNTSRIKEVRKNIARIQTVIAQKANAAQ, encoded by the coding sequence GTGAAAATTAAAAATTATGTAGAAGATTTAAAGACAAAATCAGCTGCAGAATTACAGGAAGAATTAGTAGCTGCTAAAAAAGAACTCTTTAATTTGAGATTTCAGAATGCAACCAATCAATTGGACAATACAAGCAGAATCAAAGAGGTTCGTAAAAATATTGCCAGAATCCAGACGGTGATTGCCCAAAAGGCAAATGCAGCACAGTAG
- the rplP gene encoding 50S ribosomal protein L16, whose amino-acid sequence MLMPKRVKRRKQFRGSMKGKALRGNKINYGEFGIVATEPCWIKSNQIEAARVAMTRYIKRGGKVWIKIFPDKPVTAKPAETRMGSGKGALEYWVAVVKPGRVMFEIAGVPEEVAREALRLAMHKLPCKCKIVSRADLEGGDNSEN is encoded by the coding sequence ATGTTAATGCCAAAGAGAGTAAAACGTCGTAAACAATTCCGCGGATCCATGAAAGGAAAAGCATTAAGAGGAAATAAAATCAATTATGGTGAATTCGGTATCGTTGCAACCGAACCATGTTGGATTAAGTCAAACCAGATTGAGGCAGCCCGTGTTGCGATGACCCGTTATATCAAACGTGGTGGTAAAGTCTGGATTAAAATTTTTCCAGATAAACCAGTAACAGCGAAACCAGCAGAAACACGTATGGGTTCCGGTAAAGGTGCCCTGGAATACTGGGTAGCAGTTGTAAAACCAGGCCGCGTAATGTTCGAAATCGCAGGAGTTCCGGAAGAGGTTGCCCGCGAAGCGTTGCGTCTTGCTATGCATAAGTTACCATGTAAATGTAAAATCGTTTCTCGTGCAGACTTAGAAGGCGGTGATAACAGTGAAAATTAA
- the rpsC gene encoding 30S ribosomal protein S3 → MGQKVNPHGLRVGVIKDWDSRWYAESDFADYLVEDYNIRTFLKKKLYSAGVSRIEIERASEVVKVIIYTAKPGIVIGKGGSEIEKVKAELQKQVTGKKLIVDIKEVKRPDKDAQLVAENIALQLENRISFRRAMKSTMSRTMKAGAKGIKTSVSGRLGGADMARTEFYSEGNIPLQTLRADIDYGFAEADTTYGKVGVKAWIYNGEVLPTKGAKEGSDK, encoded by the coding sequence ATGGGACAGAAAGTTAACCCACATGGACTTAGAGTCGGAGTTATCAAAGACTGGGATTCCAGATGGTATGCAGAAAGCGATTTTGCAGATTACTTAGTGGAAGACTATAATATCAGAACATTTCTGAAGAAAAAACTGTACAGCGCCGGTGTTTCCAGAATTGAAATCGAAAGAGCATCAGAAGTTGTTAAAGTTATCATTTATACAGCAAAACCGGGTATCGTGATCGGTAAGGGCGGTTCTGAAATTGAAAAAGTAAAAGCTGAACTTCAGAAACAGGTTACAGGAAAGAAACTGATCGTAGATATTAAAGAAGTGAAAAGACCGGATAAAGATGCACAGCTTGTCGCTGAAAATATCGCATTGCAGCTGGAAAACCGTATTTCATTCAGACGTGCGATGAAATCAACCATGTCCAGAACAATGAAAGCCGGAGCTAAAGGAATCAAAACATCAGTGTCAGGACGTCTTGGTGGAGCAGATATGGCTCGTACAGAGTTCTACAGCGAAGGAAATATCCCGCTTCAGACTTTAAGAGCAGATATCGACTATGGTTTCGCAGAAGCAGATACCACATACGGCAAAGTTGGCGTAAAAGCGTGGATCTACAATGGCGAAGTACTTCCAACCAAAGGAGCTAAGGAAGGGAGCGATAAATAA
- the rplV gene encoding 50S ribosomal protein L22, protein MAKGHRSQIKRARNENKDTRPSAKLSYARMSVQKACYVLDVIRGKDVKTALGILTYNPRYASSVIKKLLESAIANAENNNGMSADNLYIAECYANKAPTMKRIKPRAQGRAYRIEKRTSHISVVLDER, encoded by the coding sequence GTGGCAAAAGGACACAGAAGTCAAATTAAGAGAGCAAGAAATGAAAATAAAGACACAAGACCATCTGCGAAATTATCCTACGCAAGAATGTCCGTACAGAAAGCATGTTATGTACTGGATGTAATCCGCGGCAAGGATGTGAAAACAGCACTTGGTATCTTGACATACAATCCCAGATACGCTTCCAGCGTTATCAAGAAACTGTTAGAATCCGCAATCGCAAATGCAGAGAACAACAATGGCATGAGTGCTGACAACCTTTACATTGCTGAGTGCTATGCAAACAAAGCACCTACGATGAAGAGAATTAAACCGAGAGCACAGGGCAGAGCATACAGAATCGAAAAAAGAACGAGTCATATCTCTGTCGTGTTGGATGAAAGATAA
- the rpsS gene encoding 30S ribosomal protein S19, whose protein sequence is MARSLKKGPFADKSLLKAVEALNASGNKTVIKTWSRRSTIFPQFVGHTIAVHDGRKHVPVYVTEDMVGHKLGEFVATRTYRGHGKDEKRSGVR, encoded by the coding sequence ATGGCTCGTTCACTGAAAAAAGGACCTTTTGCAGATAAAAGCTTACTCAAAGCAGTAGAAGCTCTGAATGCATCTGGCAATAAAACAGTTATTAAAACCTGGTCACGTCGTTCCACAATCTTCCCGCAGTTCGTTGGACATACAATTGCTGTCCATGATGGAAGAAAACATGTGCCGGTATATGTTACAGAGGATATGGTTGGACACAAACTCGGTGAGTTCGTGGCAACCAGAACTTACAGAGGACATGGAAAAGACGAAAAGAGATCAGGAGTTCGTTAA
- the rplB gene encoding 50S ribosomal protein L2, producing the protein MGIKTFNPYTPSRRHMTGSDFSEITKTAPEKSLVVSLKKNSGRNNQGKITVRHRGGGSRRKYRIIDFKRRKDDVAAKVIGIEYDPNRTANIALICYEDGEKAYILAPEGLKVGMKIMNGPHAEVRPGNCLPLIDIPVGTMVHNIELYPGKGGQLVRSAGNGAQLMAKEGKYATLRLPSGEMRMVPIVCRASIGVVGNGDHNLINIGKAGRKRNMGIRPTVRGSVMNPNDHPHGGGEGKTGIGRPGPCTPWGKPALGLKTRKKHKQSNKYIVRRRDGKALAK; encoded by the coding sequence ATGGGAATTAAGACATTTAACCCATATACACCTTCCAGAAGACATATGACCGGTTCTGATTTCTCTGAAATCACAAAGACAGCACCGGAAAAATCTCTGGTAGTGTCCCTGAAGAAGAATTCTGGCCGTAACAACCAGGGTAAAATTACTGTGAGACACCGCGGAGGCGGAAGCAGAAGAAAATATAGGATCATCGATTTCAAGAGAAGAAAAGATGATGTTGCAGCAAAAGTAATCGGTATCGAGTACGATCCGAACAGAACAGCAAATATCGCACTGATCTGCTATGAGGACGGCGAAAAAGCATACATCCTGGCTCCGGAAGGGCTCAAGGTTGGCATGAAGATTATGAACGGACCTCACGCAGAAGTAAGACCGGGCAATTGCCTGCCTCTTATTGACATTCCTGTTGGTACCATGGTACACAACATTGAATTATATCCTGGCAAGGGTGGACAGTTAGTTCGTTCCGCTGGAAACGGCGCTCAGTTAATGGCTAAAGAAGGTAAATACGCTACCTTGAGATTACCATCTGGTGAGATGAGAATGGTTCCGATTGTCTGCAGAGCATCCATCGGTGTTGTTGGAAATGGTGATCATAACCTGATCAACATCGGTAAAGCAGGGCGTAAACGTAACATGGGAATCCGTCCTACCGTACGTGGTTCTGTTATGAACCCGAATGACCATCCACACGGTGGTGGTGAAGGTAAGACCGGTATCGGCCGTCCGGGTCCGTGTACTCCATGGGGTAAACCTGCTCTTGGTCTGAAGACAAGAAAGAAACATAAACAGTCAAACAAATATATTGTAAGAAGAAGAGATGGTAAAGCATTAGCTAAATAA
- the rplW gene encoding 50S ribosomal protein L23 has protein sequence MANIQYYDVILKPVVTEKSMNAMGEKKYTFLVHPEANKTMIKEAVEKMFEGTEVKSVNTMNMDGKKKRRGMKVGRTAKTKKAIVALTADSKDIEIFEGL, from the coding sequence ATGGCTAACATTCAATATTATGATGTAATCCTTAAACCAGTCGTAACGGAAAAAAGTATGAATGCAATGGGAGAAAAGAAATATACATTCCTTGTTCACCCGGAAGCAAACAAGACTATGATTAAAGAAGCAGTTGAAAAAATGTTCGAAGGAACAGAAGTAAAGAGCGTTAACACCATGAACATGGATGGTAAGAAAAAACGCCGCGGCATGAAAGTCGGAAGAACTGCCAAAACGAAAAAAGCAATTGTTGCTCTGACAGCAGACAGCAAAGACATTGAGATTTTCGAGGGGCTGTAG
- the rplD gene encoding 50S ribosomal protein L4 produces MANVSVYNMEGNEVGTMELNDAVFGVNVNEHLVHMAVVRQLANNRQGTQKAKTRSEVRGGGRKPWRQKGTGHARQGSTRSPQWTGGGVVFAPTPRDYSFKMNKKERRLALKSALTSRVQENKLIVLDDLKLDAIKTKDMKKVLDNLKVNKALVVLNGDNNNITLSARNIPDVMTASTNTINVYDILKYNTVIVTKAAVASIEEVYA; encoded by the coding sequence ATGGCAAACGTATCTGTTTATAATATGGAAGGCAATGAAGTTGGCACAATGGAGCTGAACGATGCAGTGTTCGGTGTTAATGTGAATGAACACCTCGTGCATATGGCTGTTGTACGTCAGCTTGCAAATAATCGTCAGGGAACACAGAAAGCAAAAACACGCTCTGAAGTCAGAGGCGGTGGAAGAAAGCCATGGAGACAGAAAGGTACCGGTCACGCAAGACAGGGTTCAACGAGATCTCCACAGTGGACAGGCGGCGGTGTTGTATTTGCTCCGACTCCAAGAGACTACTCTTTCAAAATGAATAAAAAAGAGAGAAGACTGGCTCTGAAGTCCGCACTTACATCTCGTGTGCAGGAAAACAAACTGATTGTACTGGATGATCTGAAACTGGATGCAATCAAAACAAAGGATATGAAAAAGGTTCTCGATAACCTGAAAGTAAATAAAGCATTAGTTGTTTTGAATGGTGATAACAATAATATTACGCTGTCCGCAAGAAATATTCCGGATGTGATGACGGCTTCCACAAACACAATTAATGTTTACGATATCTTAAAATACAACACAGTGATCGTGACGAAAGCTGCTGTTGCTTCAATTGAGGAGGTGTACGCATAA
- the rplC gene encoding 50S ribosomal protein L3 yields the protein MKKAILATKIGMTQIFNEDGVLTPVTVLQAGPCVVTQVKTVDNDGYSAVQVGYVDKREKLVNKPMKGQFEKAGVSYKRFVREFKLDDAESFELGQEIKADIFEAGDKVDATAISKGKGFQGAIKRHGQSRGPMTHGSKYHRHAGSNGAASDPSKVFKGKKMPGQMGNKKITIQNLEIVSVDAENNLLLVKGAVPGPKKSLVTIKETVKTIK from the coding sequence ATGAAGAAAGCGATTTTAGCAACAAAGATCGGTATGACACAGATCTTCAACGAAGATGGAGTATTAACTCCGGTAACTGTGCTGCAGGCTGGACCTTGTGTGGTAACACAGGTAAAAACTGTCGACAATGACGGATACAGTGCAGTACAGGTTGGTTATGTTGACAAGAGAGAAAAACTTGTGAATAAACCAATGAAAGGACAGTTTGAAAAAGCAGGCGTTTCGTATAAGAGATTCGTCAGAGAGTTTAAACTCGATGATGCGGAAAGTTTTGAATTAGGACAGGAAATCAAGGCTGATATCTTTGAAGCAGGTGACAAAGTTGATGCGACAGCAATTTCCAAAGGTAAAGGCTTTCAGGGTGCCATCAAGAGACATGGACAGTCCAGAGGACCTATGACTCATGGTTCCAAATATCACCGTCATGCAGGTTCCAACGGTGCTGCGTCCGATCCGAGTAAAGTATTCAAGGGTAAGAAAATGCCGGGTCAGATGGGGAACAAGAAAATTACGATCCAGAACCTGGAGATCGTAAGCGTAGATGCAGAGAACAACCTGCTGCTGGTAAAAGGTGCTGTACCAGGACCTAAAAAATCTTTGGTAACGATTAAAGAAACCGTTAAAACTATAAAATAA
- the rpsJ gene encoding 30S ribosomal protein S10 produces MASQVMRITLKAYDHQLVDASASKIIETVKKNGAVVSGPVPLPTKKEVVTILRAVHKYKDSREQFEQRTHKRLIDIVTPTQRTVDALSRLEMPAGVYIDIKMKNKK; encoded by the coding sequence ATGGCAAGTCAAGTAATGAGAATCACATTGAAAGCTTATGATCATCAGCTGGTTGATGCATCTGCAAGCAAAATTATCGAAACTGTAAAAAAGAATGGAGCAGTAGTGAGTGGACCGGTCCCACTTCCGACTAAGAAAGAGGTAGTTACAATTCTTAGAGCGGTTCATAAGTACAAAGATTCCAGAGAACAGTTTGAGCAGAGAACTCATAAAAGACTGATCGATATCGTTACACCGACCCAGAGAACGGTTGATGCATTATCCAGACTGGAAATGCCGGCAGGTGTATACATTGATATCAAAATGAAAAACAAAAAATAA
- a CDS encoding GNAT family N-acetyltransferase, which produces MNSDIKTIEDLSLNAWPSHQIQIYDGWLLRFSYFYTHRTNSVEQIGLSTIPIDDKIEYCEQVYRKWGTPSIFKISPLVDRIFDRELERRGYTTEHTTDVMTLDLKQFSPCRNVSEVILEQTISPRWISGLFELKGTTNATHRQIVPSMYRAIPKDTIAASIITDGKIAATGLGIMDREFIGLYAIHVHPACRGRGYARAICSAILHEGIKQGASRSYLQVVSGNKPAEMLYRSFGYEPLYTYWFRILPLH; this is translated from the coding sequence ATGAATTCTGACATCAAAACCATCGAAGACCTCTCATTAAATGCCTGGCCTTCACACCAGATACAGATATACGACGGCTGGCTGCTTCGGTTTTCCTATTTTTATACACACCGTACAAACAGTGTGGAACAGATTGGCCTTTCCACCATTCCCATTGATGATAAAATCGAATACTGTGAGCAGGTCTACCGAAAGTGGGGAACCCCTTCCATATTTAAAATAAGCCCCCTCGTAGACAGGATCTTCGACAGAGAACTGGAACGCCGCGGTTATACAACAGAGCATACAACAGACGTCATGACACTGGACCTAAAACAGTTCAGTCCCTGCCGTAACGTTTCCGAGGTTATTTTAGAGCAGACGATATCACCCCGGTGGATCAGCGGACTGTTCGAATTAAAAGGCACCACCAATGCAACACACCGCCAGATCGTCCCCTCGATGTACCGCGCAATACCCAAAGATACGATTGCCGCATCAATTATCACAGACGGAAAAATCGCCGCAACCGGACTCGGCATCATGGACCGGGAATTTATCGGCCTGTATGCCATTCACGTCCATCCTGCCTGCCGGGGGCGCGGATATGCCCGCGCAATCTGCAGTGCAATTTTACACGAGGGAATAAAGCAGGGCGCATCACGCTCCTATCTTCAGGTAGTCTCCGGCAACAAACCGGCCGAAATGCTTTACCGTTCCTTCGGATACGAACCCCTCTATACATACTGGTTCCGTATTCTTCCTCTGCATTGA
- a CDS encoding phosphatase PAP2 family protein: MDFLRLLAEHRTLPLDALFQFITLFAQETFVVAVICWYYWGRDKNLAYTLGFTYFLSGLTIQGLKVTFRIPRPWVLDPDFSPVKSAVPAATGYSFPSGHTQSGTALFSTLGFSSKKTVTRFLYFSMIVLIGFSRLYLGVHTPKDVLVSMAVTFAISALVWKYGRPLLDSTRYDLTVSLLMILVSCILIIYNFTLYHTGVLPASEAADCFKAGGAGLGFAAGFFVERRWIKFTYPDTFRERLLQFSVGLLTTLAFQQGLKPLLGDSFYGSILRYLIVVFWVIALYPYLFQKIKNSAQRGLRA, encoded by the coding sequence ATGGATTTCTTACGATTACTGGCTGAACACCGCACGCTGCCGCTCGATGCGCTTTTTCAGTTTATCACTCTGTTCGCACAGGAAACATTTGTCGTGGCAGTCATTTGCTGGTATTACTGGGGACGTGATAAAAATCTGGCTTACACGCTTGGGTTCACCTACTTTCTCTCCGGACTTACCATCCAGGGACTGAAAGTTACTTTCCGGATACCGCGGCCCTGGGTGCTGGACCCGGACTTTTCTCCTGTAAAATCCGCCGTTCCCGCTGCGACAGGCTATTCATTCCCAAGCGGCCATACCCAGAGCGGTACTGCTCTGTTTTCAACACTTGGTTTTTCCTCAAAAAAAACCGTGACCCGGTTCCTGTATTTTTCCATGATTGTACTGATCGGTTTTTCCAGGCTTTATCTTGGTGTGCACACTCCAAAAGACGTCCTGGTTTCGATGGCTGTAACATTTGCAATCTCAGCACTTGTATGGAAATACGGGCGCCCTCTGCTTGACAGTACAAGATACGATCTCACCGTCAGCCTGCTGATGATCCTTGTATCCTGTATACTTATCATTTACAATTTTACCTTATACCATACAGGAGTTCTCCCGGCCTCCGAAGCTGCTGATTGCTTTAAAGCCGGCGGAGCCGGCCTGGGCTTCGCAGCCGGTTTCTTTGTGGAAAGACGCTGGATCAAATTCACTTACCCGGACACCTTCAGGGAAAGGCTGCTGCAGTTTTCAGTCGGTCTCCTGACCACTCTCGCGTTCCAGCAGGGGCTAAAACCCCTTCTTGGTGATTCTTTCTATGGAAGCATACTGCGCTATCTGATCGTTGTTTTCTGGGTCATCGCCTTATACCCATATCTTTTTCAGAAAATCAAAAACTCTGCTCAGCGCGGCCTCCGCGCATAA
- a CDS encoding HPr family phosphocarrier protein, protein MIKKPITIQLANGLEARPVAMLVQVASQFESEIQIESGVRKVNAKSIMGMMTLGLSTGESVVVYANGKDEEEAIQGIEKYLSSRK, encoded by the coding sequence ATGATTAAGAAACCAATTACGATTCAGCTGGCGAATGGACTGGAAGCTCGTCCCGTGGCGATGCTTGTTCAGGTTGCAAGCCAATTTGAAAGTGAGATTCAAATTGAGAGCGGAGTGCGAAAAGTTAACGCGAAGAGCATCATGGGAATGATGACTCTGGGGCTGTCAACGGGGGAAAGTGTCGTTGTATATGCAAACGGCAAAGACGAAGAGGAAGCAATTCAGGGAATTGAGAAGTATCTGTCATCCCGTAAATAA
- the whiA gene encoding DNA-binding protein WhiA: MSFSGDVKEELSKQFNAARHCQIAEIAAIISMCGEVLISEEDRYSIKIHTENVAVARKCFTILKKGFKIDTEIVIRRNQYLKKSNVYLLTVSSHEESVRLLKAAKFLGGDGMPAEDIALVNHLVVQRNCCKRAFVRGAFLASGSLSAPEKFYHLEIVCTAMDRAAQLQEIIMSLGIEAKIVSRKKYYVVYIKEGAQIVDFLGLMEANVSLMNLENIRILKEMRNNVNRKVNCETANINKTVSAAVKQIEDIEYIRDTAGLNSLAEGLEEIAVLRLEYPEATLKELGTMLTPEVGKSGVNHRLRKLSEIASKLKENKEEFYYD, encoded by the coding sequence ATGTCTTTTTCGGGGGATGTAAAGGAAGAATTATCAAAACAATTCAATGCGGCGAGGCATTGCCAGATTGCTGAGATCGCGGCCATCATCAGCATGTGCGGCGAAGTTCTGATCTCGGAGGAAGACCGGTATTCAATAAAAATACATACGGAAAATGTAGCTGTTGCGAGAAAATGCTTTACAATCTTGAAAAAAGGATTTAAGATAGATACTGAAATTGTGATTCGGCGCAATCAGTATTTGAAGAAAAGTAATGTATATCTGCTTACGGTATCATCGCATGAAGAGTCGGTTCGGCTTTTGAAAGCCGCGAAATTTTTGGGCGGAGACGGTATGCCGGCGGAAGATATTGCGCTCGTCAATCATCTGGTAGTACAGCGGAACTGCTGTAAAAGGGCATTTGTAAGAGGTGCATTTCTGGCATCCGGCTCATTGAGTGCGCCTGAAAAGTTTTATCATCTGGAAATCGTATGTACAGCTATGGACAGGGCGGCACAGCTTCAGGAGATCATCATGAGCCTTGGGATTGAGGCAAAGATTGTGAGTCGCAAGAAATATTATGTTGTTTATATAAAGGAGGGTGCCCAGATTGTTGACTTCCTAGGCTTGATGGAAGCAAATGTTTCCCTGATGAATCTGGAAAACATCAGGATTCTGAAAGAGATGCGGAATAACGTAAATCGAAAAGTGAACTGTGAAACTGCGAATATCAATAAAACAGTTTCCGCAGCTGTTAAACAGATAGAAGATATTGAATATATCCGGGATACGGCAGGGCTTAACAGCCTGGCAGAGGGTCTGGAGGAAATAGCGGTTTTGAGATTAGAATATCCGGAGGCAACCCTGAAAGAGCTTGGTACGATGCTGACACCTGAGGTTGGAAAATCCGGGGTGAACCACAGGCTGAGAAAATTAAGTGAGATTGCTTCTAAGCTTAAGGAGAACAAGGAGGAGTTTTATTATGATTAA
- the rapZ gene encoding RNase adapter RapZ, with product MRFVIVTGMSGAGKSTALKMLEDAGYFCVDNLPIALMEKFAQFAVESVPDGIQKVALGVDIRSGESLDALEKILENMAMNHLNYEILYLDADDDVLIKRYKETRRSHPLAGTGRVETGISRERSKLQFLKTHADYILDTSRLLTRELKAELDKIFVRDQKFKSLMITILSFGFKYGIPEDADLVFDVRFLPNPYYLEELRPLSGNDAPVKDYVLGFEVAVQFLKKLDDMIRFLIPNYIVEGKNQLVIAVGCTGGKHRSVTLANELFYRLSGEEEYGLKIEHRDIGKDIVTKPL from the coding sequence ATGCGCTTTGTGATTGTGACCGGTATGTCGGGGGCTGGTAAAAGTACGGCATTGAAAATGCTGGAGGATGCAGGATATTTTTGTGTGGATAACCTTCCGATCGCGCTTATGGAAAAATTTGCACAATTTGCTGTAGAGAGTGTTCCGGATGGAATACAAAAGGTTGCATTGGGGGTGGATATCCGCAGCGGAGAATCACTTGATGCACTGGAAAAGATACTGGAAAATATGGCGATGAATCATCTGAACTATGAAATTCTGTATCTGGATGCAGATGATGATGTCCTGATCAAAAGGTATAAGGAGACGCGCCGCAGCCATCCTTTGGCGGGCACCGGGCGTGTGGAGACGGGGATCAGCAGAGAACGCAGCAAACTGCAGTTTCTCAAGACTCACGCAGATTATATACTGGATACGAGCAGGTTGCTTACAAGAGAACTGAAAGCTGAGCTTGATAAGATATTTGTAAGGGATCAGAAATTTAAAAGCCTGATGATCACGATCCTGTCATTTGGATTTAAATATGGGATACCGGAAGATGCTGATCTCGTATTCGATGTACGGTTTCTTCCGAATCCGTATTATCTGGAGGAACTGCGGCCTTTAAGCGGGAATGATGCACCGGTGAAGGATTATGTGCTGGGATTTGAAGTCGCGGTACAGTTTCTGAAAAAGCTTGATGACATGATAAGATTTCTGATTCCGAATTATATAGTAGAAGGAAAAAATCAGCTGGTCATCGCTGTGGGATGTACCGGCGGAAAACACCGTTCTGTAACACTGGCAAACGAGTTGTTTTACCGGCTGTCAGGCGAAGAGGAATACGGGCTGAAAATAGAGCACCGGGACATAGGAAAGGATATTGTGACAAAGCCTCTGTGA